CACGTCTTCAATGCTGTCGCGCTTCACGGTGAGCAACAGCTCGCCATGCTCCTCATGCGCTTCGAGCAGGTGACCGCCCAGCGCATTGGCGAGCGTGTCCTTCAGCCCGTCAAGCTGGGTGAAGCGGGGTGCCGAATGTAGCGTAGCCATTGCGCCCTACCTCTCGATCGTGCCCGCGCGGCGGATCTTCCGCTGCAGCTGCATCACGCCGTAAAGCAGCGCCTCGGCAGTCGGCGGGCACCCGGGAACATAGATGTCGACCGGAACGATGCGGTCGCAGCCGCGCACGACGCTGTAGGAATAGTGGTAATAGCCACCACCATTGGCGCAGCTACCCATCGAGATGACGTATTTGGGCTCCGACATCTGGTCGTAGACCTTGCGCAGCGCGGGCGCCATCTTGTTGCACAACGTGCCCGCGACGATCATCACGTCGCTCTGGCGCGGCGAGGCGCGCGGCGCGACGCCGAAGCGTTCCATGTCGTAGCGCGGCATGTTGACGTGGATCATCTCGACCGCGCAGCAGGCGAGCCCGAAGGTCATCCACCACAGCGATCCGGTGCGCGCCCACTGGAACAGGTCCTCGGTGCTGGTGACGAGGAAGCCCTTGTCGTTCACCTCGGACTGGAGTGCGTTGAAATAATCCGCCTCGGGCTGGCGGGTTTCGCCGGCGAGCGCGGTCGCACTGTCGTGCAGCATCTGGTTATGCGCCGGTGCCAGCGGACGATAATGGTCGACCCGCGGCACGTCGTCTCGCGTACGATCTACTCCCATTCCAGCGCTCCAACTTTCCAGGCATAAGCCAGCCCGACGGCGAGTTCGCCAAGGAACACCATCATCGTGATCCAGCCCGGCCAGCCCGTCAGGTCGAGACTGACCGCCCACGGAAACAGGAAGGCCGCTTCGAGATCGAAGATGATGAACAGGATGGCGATGAGGTAGAAGCGCACATCGAACTGGCTGCGCGGATCCTCGAAGGCCGGGAAGCCGCATTCATATTCGCTGTTCTTTTCCGCATCCGGCTGGTGCGTCCCGGTCAGGCGCGAGACGCCCATCGGGAGGAACACGAAGAGCGCCGACAGACCGACGGCGACAAACAGAAAGATCAGGATGGGCAGGTATTGTTCGAGGTCGACCACGAATGATTCCTAAGGCGTCAGGCTTGGTTCGCGCCCGCCTCTAGGCCGCTCGCCCAGATGGTGCAAGGGTGCAGAAATGCGAACAATTCGCAACAAAACCGCCTCATGCGGCGCACCCTTGCAGACACCCGCTATTTCATCATCGATTTGACCGCTTTTTCGGTTGCCGGGCCATAGGGCGGCTTGAATCCGCCAAGTTTGGCCACGTCGATTTTGGGCTGTGTATAGAAGCTGCGCGCATGGCTGAATTCGCGGAAGCCCTCGACCCCGTGATAGCTGCCCATGCCGCTGGGTCCGACCCCGCCGAAGGGCAGGTCCTCCATCGAGACGTGGAAGATCACGTCGTTGACGGTCACTCCGCCGCTGATGGTCTTGGTCAGCACCTTCTCGCGCTCGTTCGAATCCTGCCCGAAGTAATAGAGGCCGAGCGGGCGATCGTGCTCGTTCACATAGTCGATCGCTTCGTCGATGTGGCGATAGGTCTTCACCGGCAGGACCGGCCCGAAGATTTCCTCCTGCATCGCGCGCATGTCGTCGGTGACGTTCTTGAGGATCGTCAGCGGCATCTTGCGCGCATTGGTGTTGGAGAAATCCTCATTGCCCGGATTGACCTCGATCACTTCGGCGCCCTTGTCGCGCGCATCGGCGACGAGATCCTGCAGGCGGTCGAAATGGCGATCGGTGACGACGCTGGCATAGTCCTCGTTATCGAGCAGCGTGGGATACATGTTCGCCGTGCCCTGCCACACACCGTGGATCGCCTCGTCCTGCTTGCTTTCGGGGACATAGAGGTAATCGGGCGCGAGGCAGATCTGGCCCGCATTGAGCATCTTGCCCAGCGCCACCCGCTCGCCCGCCTTGGCGAAATCGGCGCTCTCGCCGAGGAACACCGGGCTCTTGCCGCCCAGCTCCAGCGTAACGGGCACGAGGTTCTTGGCGGCCGATTCCATCACCTTGCGCCCGGTCGCGGTCGAGCCGGTGAAGATCAAATGGTCGAAGGGCAGTTCGCTGAACGCCGCGGCAACTTCGGGGCCGCCGGTGAACACCGCGCATTCGTCGGGGGTGAAGTATTCCTCGACCAGTTCCTTGGTCAGCAGGCTGGTCTTCTCGGTGAACTCGCTCGGCTTGATCATCGCGCGATTGCCCGCCGCGAAGATCTGCATCAGCGGGCCGAAGCTGAGATTGACGGGAAAGTTCCACGGGCTGAGGATGCCCACCACGCCCTTGGGCTCGTAGCGCACCTCGGCCTTCGCGCCGAGCAGGCCGAGCGGGAACTGGACATGGCGCTTTTCGGGGCGCGACCACTTGTCCATGTGCTTGAGGCAGTATTTGCCGAAATTCACCGTGCCCGCGATGTCGGTAATCATCGACTGGTGCGGCGAGCGATTGCCGAAATCGGCCGCCATCACCTTGCACAGATCGTCCGCATGGTCGGTGAGCAGCTTCATCGCGCGCTGGATCCGATCCTTGCGCAGCGCCATCGGTTCGGGGCGCATCTGGTGGTGTGCGGCGCGCTGCTTGCGCAAAACGGCTTCCATTTCGGTTTTCCGGTCGTCCGCCATTGCTCTCTCCGTTTGATATTGCTGCATCGCAGCACTAGGTTGTGGGCCACCAGATAGGTCGCCATTGGCAACCGATATTCCAGAACCGAAGGACATACACAAGCATGACCCAGTTCAGCGCATCCGATCCCGTCGTCATCCTGTCTTACGCCCGCACCCCGATGGGCGGCATGCAGGGCGCGCTTGCCGATGTCTCGGCCACCGATCTCGGGGCCACGGCAGTGAAGGCCGCGGTCGAGCGCTCGGGCGTGCCGGTGGACAGTTTCGACCGCGCCTATATGGGCTGCGTGCTGCCCGCCGGGCTGGGCCAGGCGCCCGCGCGCCAGGCATCGATCAAGGCAGGCCTGCCCAAGTCGGTACAGGCGACCACAGTCAACAAGGTCTGCGGCAGCGGCATGCAGACGGTGATCATGGGCGCCGAAGCGCTCGCAAGCGGCACGGTGGACTATGTCGTCGCGGGCGGGATGGAGAGCATGACCAATGCTCCGTATTTGCTCAAGAAGCACCGCAGCGGCGCGCGGCTCGGCCACGACACCGCCTATGACCACATGTTCCTCGACGGGCTCGAGGACGCGTATGAAGAAGGCCGCGCGATGGGGACCTTCGCGCAGGAAACCGCCAATGACTACCAGATGACGCGCGAGGAAATGGACGAATACTCCATCGAATCGCTACGCCGCGCGAACGCCGCGATCGACAGCGGCGCGTTTGCCGACGAAGTCGTCCCGGTCACCTTCTCGACCCGCAAGGGCGAAGTCACGGTCGAGCATGACGAACAGCCCGGCAAGGGCCGTCCCGACAAGATCCCGCAGCTGCGCCCCGCCTTCGCCAAGGACGGCACGATTACCGCGGCGACCTCGTCGTCGATCTCCGATGGCGCCGCCGCCGTGGTGCTCAGCCGCGAAAGCGTCGCCAAGGCCAATGGCCAGCAGCCGGTGGCGAAGATCGTCGCCATGGCCGCGCATGCGCAGGAACCCGCGCAGTTCACCGTCGCCCCGATCGGCGCGATCGAGAAGGTCCTCGACAAGGCCGGCTGGAGCGCGGACGAAGTCGAACTGTGGGAAGTCAACGAGGCCTTTGCGTGCGTCGCCATGTTTGCGATGCGCGACCTCGGCATCCCGCACGACAAGATCAACGTGAACGGCGGCGGCACGGCTCTCGGCCACCCCATCGGCGCCAGCGGCACGCGCATCATCGTGACGCTGCTCAACGCGCTCAAGCAGCAGGGCAAGACACGCGGTATCGCCAGCCTGTGCATCGGCGGCGGTGAAGCCACCGCCGTGGCGGTCGAACTCGTCTAGACGGACACCGCTTTTCAGGGCACTTCCCCTGGCAGCGCGTTCTGGCGCGCCCGGAAAAGGGGAAGTGTCCATGAAGAAATTTGCCATTATCGCGGCCTGTGCCGCGCTCGCCGCCTGCGGTTCGAACGAGGCCGAAGAGCCGATCGAACCGGTCGACACCGCCGAAACCACGCTCGACAGCACCGCCACCGGCGACATGACCGGGACGTATGAAGTCCAGCTGGCCGACGGCAGCGTCACCATGCAGACGATCAATGCCGACGGCACCTATGTCGAGGCCACGCCCGATGGCACGCGCACCGGCGGCGGCACCTGGCGTGCGGGCGACGACGGCGCGATGTGCTTCGATCCCGAAGGCGACACGGCTGAGGAATGCTATTCCGGCGGTGCCCCCGGCGAAGACGGCGCGTTCGAAATGCGCGGCGAAGACGGCGCCGTCCAGTCGACCGTGCGCAAGATCGACGCGCAGGCCGAGGCCGCGATGGCTCCGGCCGAATAGACCAACGTTCTGAAACCAGCGGGGCGGCCCAATCGGTCCGCCCCGATCGGTCAAGCCTGCCGCTTCACGGTTCGCCGACACCCCACAGGCGCGTTTCGCGGATCAGCCCGTAGCGTTCGCCCACGGCGAATTCGCACCAGCCCTCGTCGCAATCGCCCAGCACCCCAACCACGCCCGGCTCGACGCGCCACTTGAGTTCGGCATCCTCGCTGTCGCTGGCGCGCAAATCGGCCACCCCGTCGCCGATGACGATGGCGCCGCGATCGGGGCTGAGCAGGCGCGCGACCACCCATCCGCGCGTGCCGTCCGGATCCTCGATCAGCCGCCATCCTTCCATCAGCCGCACGACCTTCACCGGCAGGCCGGGCCGGCGATAGACCCAATCGATCTTGTAATCGGCGCTGGGGCCGACCCGCATGTTGAGCACGCTGGCGCGGATGGTCGCCCAATAGGGCGTTTCGCGCTCCTGCGCCCGCGCCGTCGCGGTGATTCCGGCGAGCAGCAGGAAAAGTATGAAAAGCCGTGTGAACATGCGCGCCTGAATCGGGGATCGCGCGCGAACAGTCAACGCCGTTAACGGGGCAATTCCCGTCCGAATCCTTGACCGCTCCCCACCGCGCGTCCTAGCGCTTCTGCCCGCATGGAAAGCACCGACACCCGCCCCGCCAAACGCCTCGAGCGCACGCCGCGCGTTTTCGTCACGCGCCATCTGATGCCATCGGTCGAGGAGCGGATGAGCGAGCTGTTCGATGCCCGCCTCAACACCTCGGATGTTCCGTTGACGCGCGACCAGCTCGTCGCCGCGATGCAGGACTGCGACGTGCTCGTGCCCACCGTTACCGACCGGATCGACGCCGAGATGATCGCGGGCGCGGGCAAGGACCTGGGGCTGATCGCCAATTTCGGCGCGGGGACCGAGCATCTCGATCTTCACGCGGCCGCCGATCGCCATATCCTCGTCACCAACACGCCGGGCGTGTTCACCGACGACACCGCCGATCTTGCGATGGCCGGGATCATCGGCGTGCCGCGCCGCATCCGCGAAGGCGTTGAATTGATCCGCAGCGGCAAATGGACCGGCTGGACGCCGACTGCGCTGCTCGGCACCAAGCTCGCTGGCAAGGTGCTCGGCATCGTCGGCATGGGGCGGATCGGCCAGGCGGTCGCGCACCGCGCGCGCGCCTTCGGGCTGGAGATCGCCTATCACAACCGCAAGCGGCTGCCCGAAGCGGTCGAACGCATGTTCCAGGCGCGCTGGGTCGATAGTCTCGATGGATTGATGGGCGAAGCGGACATTCTCTCGCTCCACTGCCCCGCCGGGCCGAACACGCATCACATGATCGACGCACGCCGGATCGCGCTGATGAAGGACGGTGCCAGCCTGATCAACACCGCGCGCGGCGATCTGGTCGAGCAGGAGGCGCTGGTGGCGGCGCTCGAAAGCGGCAAGCTCGCCGGAGCGGGGCTCGACGTCTATCCCGACGAACCCAATGTCGACACGCGCCTGATCCGCCATCCCAATGTGATGACCCTGCCTCATATCGGCAGCGCGACGCGCGAGGGCCGCGAGGACAGCGGCCTCAAGGTCATCGCCAATATCCGCATGTGGGCCGACGGCCACCGGCCTCCGGACCAAGTGCTCTCGGGCCTGGGCTGAGCCGCTAGAGCGCCAATTCGTAAAAGATGTTGAAGTCCGTTTCGGCATATTCGCCGAACGGTGCGCAGCGTGTGAAGCCGTTGCGAAGATAGAGCCGGTTAGCGGGTCCGAAGGTTTCACCCGTGCCGGTTTCCAGCAGCACTCGGCGGTAGCCGCGCTCCCGTGCGATACCGATGATCCGGTCGAGCAATGCCTGCCCGACGCCCCGCCGGAGCGCGGTGTCGGCGGTGCGCATCGACTTGATCTCGCCTTCGGTTGCCGAGAGTTCGAGCAAGGCGCCGACCCCCAGCAAGGCGTCGGCGTCGCGTGCTTCAAGGACGATCACAGCCGCATCCTCGAGCCCGCTCAAGTCGAGCGCGAACGAGGTTCCGGGGGGCGAAGCATCGTACATCCGCCGCTGGTGCAGCGTGATGAGGCTGCGAACGTCGTCATCGGCCAAGTTGGCAGCTGAAACCTGCACCATCTCTCGCCCCTAACCTGCCATCCCCCCGCACCGAATTTCGTCGCCCGAAGGGAAGCGCCCCTGCGATCAGTCCCCGGTCAAAATCCGCTCGACCAGTTCCTGCACCGTGGGGGTGTAGTTGTTCGAATAGAACGGGTCCTGCTTGAAGCGGTAGGCCGCGTGGCCGGCAAAGGCGAGGTTCTCGTCCGGGTCGCCGCCATGCGCGATGTCCTGCAGCGTTTTCTGGATGCAGAAGCTGCGCGGATCGGCGAGCCGCCCGGTGGTGTGGTTGTCATGGTCCTTCCAGCTCGAGAACTGGCAATGCGACAGGCAGCCCATGCAGGCCTGCTGGTCGGCGCGGATCTGCTCGGCGCTTTCGGGCGTTGCGAAGACCACCGTGTCGTCGGGGGTCTTGAGCGCCTCGGTGAAGCCCTCGTGCATCCACGCCTGCGCCTTGCGCTGGTCGCCCGGGTGGACGAAGAAGTACTTCGCCTTGCCGTGATCGGCCAGCGGGATCGTGCCCTCTTCCTCGTCGCGCTTGAAGATCGGGATCTGGCGTTCGCTGCGATGCATCAGATCGTAGAGGAACGGCGTCTTCACTGCGCTCGAATAGAAGCCGGTGGGGCTGAACTTGTGCAGCAATACGTCGCCCGGCTCGACCGTCCGCAGCATGTCCTTCCACACATTGGGGATCGGGCTTTCCTGCGTCAGCAGCGGGCGGGTGCCGAACTGGAACATGATCTTGCCCAGCTCGGGATTGTCGATCCAGTCGTTCCATTCGCGCAGGAACCACACGCCGCCCGCCATGACGATGGCGGTGTCTTCGGAGACGCCTTCCTTGCGCATGGTCTCGCGCAGCGCGGCAACGCGCGGATAGGGATCTTCGGGCTTGGTCGGGTCCTCGGCGTTGGACAGGCCGTTGTGGCCGCCCGCAAGCCAGGGGTCTTCGTAAACCACTGCCGCCATCAGGTCGGGGACCTTGGAATAGCTGCGCTTCCACAGCGCACGGAACGCGCGCGCCGAACTGACGATGGGCAGGTAATGGACGTTGTGCTTTGCCGCGATTTCCGCGAGCTTGTAGGGCATGCCCGCGCCGCAGGTGACGCCGGTGACGAGGCCGGGGCAGTTTTCGAGGATGCCTTCGAGGACCTGCTGCGCACCGCCCATTTCCCACAGCACGTTGATGTTGATTGCGCCTTTGCCGCCCGAGATTTCGTGCGCGCGCTTGACCTGTTCGGTGCCGCCCTCAATGCCGTAGCGGACCAATTGCTCGAAGCGTTCGACGCGGGTCGCCTGCGGGTAGATCTGCGGGATCGGGTTGCCGTCCTCGTCATAGCTGTCGGCATTGACCGCGCTGACGGTACCGATGCCGCCAGCGGCGGCCCAGGCGCCGGAGCTCATGTGATTGGTGGCGGAAACACCCTTGCCGCCTTCGACCAGCGGCCAGACTTCCTTGCCGCCATAGCTGATCGGCTTGAGACCCTTGAAACTCATATATTCTACGCTTTCTCTTTTTTGGCGGGGTGCTGGGCCCCAGCGTCCATCGCGGCACGGTCGCCGCGGCAGCGCTCTATCTCTCCGGGAGCGGGCCTCGTAGCGGCTGCCTTGAACTGTGCATAGTACCCGGCCAGTTCGGGCGCGTCCTTGAACGCCACCAGTTCGTAACCGACCGCTTCGAATTCGCAGCTCAGCAGCAGCGGGTCGATCCCGTGCTGGTCGGTCGGCCGGTCGATATCGACGACGACCACCTGGCCGCCCTTGTCCAGCGCGGGCCACATCCGCCAGAGGAATTCATACGGGCTTTCGATCTCGTGGTACATATGGACCATGAAGATGCGGTCGAAGCTGTTGTCCGGCAATTTGGGATCGCCGGTTTCGCCAAGTCGGATCGAGACATTTTCGAGCCGCTGGCGCTCGATCCGCTGGCCAAGCCGGCTGAGCGCATCGCGATCGATATCCTGCGCCAGCACGCGCCCGCCCTCGCCCACGCGCTCCGCCAGGCGGACGGTGTAATAGCCATTGCCCGCGCCGATATCGGCAACGGTCATCCCGGGTTCGATCTCCGCGAGGTCCATCACCGTCTGCGCCTCGCCGCGGCTGTCGCGCTGGTCTTCGGTGGAAAACTGGTTCGAGCCGATTTCGGATACCGGGCGGTCGGGAGCGGGGAAACGCGCACCCGGTTCGGTCGGCGCGTCGCAGGCACCCAGCGCAAGCCCGAGCAGGGCGATGGCAGCAATCCGTGTCATGAGGCGGCTATGCCGTTCCCTCAGGGGATGGGCAATGCCCGCATGCCGCCGATGAACACGTCGAACGCCAGATCGCCCTGCCGCCAGGGCGATTGCCGGCCTTCGGTCCGCTCGTTCACTGCCACCGCGGTCTTGCGGACCAGCTCATCGAGCGACTGGCGCCGCGGCAGCTGGCGGGCGAATTCCTTGGCGAAGGGGCTGCCCTTGCCCGGCGTGGCGCCATCTTCGGCGGTATTGCCCGGCTCGGTGGAGAAGAACACCAGCGCCGACAGCCCGCGCAGATTGCCGACCTGCGCCAGCCCCTTGTCGGCATAGACGATATCGTCGAGCGTCACCCGCGCCAGCCCGCGTTGCCCGCCCTCGACCTCGATCACCTGGAACGCGGCATCGTCCACCGCCTCGCTGACCGGATTGTTGCGGCAGGCATCGACCACGAACACCACGCCGCGCGCCTGTTTGGTCAGGCGCTGGAGGATGGGATCGAGCCCGATCAGCGAATAGCCATCCGAAGCGAGGAAATAATTGGCCCCGTCGATCTGGAAACCATGACCTGCGAAATACATCAGCGCGACATCGTCGCCATTGAGCGAATTGGCGAACAGGTCGAAAGCTTCGTCCCATTCCCGCGCATCGGGTTCCTCGACCAGAGCGACCTCGGCCACGGCGCTGCGTTTGAGCGCCGCCTCGATCATCCGCGCATCGACGACCGGATTGGCCAGCTGCAAACCCGCCAACCGCGCCGACGAATAATCCGAAGCGACCACCAGTGCCTTGATCTCGGCATGCAGCGCAGTTGGCGCCAGCGCCGCCAGAAGTCCCAGCAAGGGCAGAAGAATACGACCCATAGACATGGCCCGAAGGTATCGGATCAGAGCCGCAGCGACAATCCGAGATTGACCCCGTGGCTGACCCGCGCGTCGCTGAAATCCTGCACCCCGGTCAGCGGAAAGAACAGCACCGCACGATAGCGCAGGTCGAGCGCGAGGTTCTCCGACAGGATGAACTGTGCGCCGACCGCGAAATCAGGTCCGATGCTGAACTCGCCCTCCTCGCGCCCGGCGATGCTGTCGCTGAACAGTCCCGAGGGGTCTTCGATGACGGTCAGCACATCGTAATCGGGACGATAGCTGGCCTGCAGCATGCCGTTGAAGAAGGCCACCGCATTCTCGCCGAACGGCACGAAGGCGGTCGCGCCGCCGCGCGCGCTGAAGGTCTGGATTGTCCCGTCCTGCCGCACGCCGGCGATCAGCGGCGGGACCGAAGGGATGACCGGCGGTGCCGGATCGCCCTCGATCGCAGCACGCGACAGCGCGATGACCGTGGGGATCGCGACGCTTTGCACGATCCGCAGGTCGCCGACGAAGGCGGTATCGAGCCGCTCGTAGCGAATACCGCCAAGCAGCGCGAAACTTTCACTCTGCCGGCGTTGCCAGGTCAGTTCGATATCGATGCGGTCGGTGCTGCTGACCGTGTCGGCATCGAAATTGACGAGGTCGATGAACTCGGTAGCCCCCAGCGTTAGCGTGCGCGACACGGTCGCCGACAGCGCGGCATCGCCCTCGCCGCTGCCATACATGGCGGTAAGCGTGAACCGGTCGCGATCGTCGCCGAAATTGACCATCGCGCCGATCATCGGATAGCCGACCTGGTCGGACAGGACGCCTTCGCCCTCGCTCACCGTGGTCAGCTGCGGTTCGACGCCGAAAGCGGTGCGCAGCACCGCGATATCCGCCGGGTCGAGCGCATCGCCCTCGTCCAGCCCGGGATCGATGCCCGATGTGCGCAGGTTCGAATTGTCGAAATAATAGGACACGCGCGGGCCGATGACGACATCGGCGCGGGCCGGAGTTGCAGTTGCCGCGGCCAGTACCGCGAGACTGGCCAGGGCAAGCTGTTTGCGCATCCTATTCGGTATCCTCCACCTCGACCGTTTCGCCGGTCACGCGCTGGGCCAGCGCGGCGGAAATGAACGGGTCCAGCGCGCCGTCGAGCACGTCGTCAGGCGTAGGCGACTGCACGCCGGTACGCAAATCCTTCACCATCTGGTACGGCTGCAGCACATAGGAGCGGATCTGGTGGCCCCACCCGATCTCGCTCTTTTCCTGATACTCACCCGAAGCGGCGGCCTCGCGTTCGGCCATCTCGCGTTCGAACAGGCGAGCCTTGAGCATGTTCATCGCGGTTGCGCGGTTCTTGTGCTGGCTGCGGTCGTTCTGGCTCGCCACCACGATGCCGGTTGGCTGGTGGGTGATCCGGACCGCGGAATCGGTCGTGTTGACGTGCTGCCCGCCCGCACCCGACGCGCGATAGGTGTCGATCTTGAGATCGGACGGGTTGATCTCGATGTCGATATCGTCGTCGATCACCGGATAGACCCAGACCGAGCTGAAGCTGGTGTGGCGCCGCGCCGAGCTGTCATAAGGGCTTATACGTACCAACCGGTGGACGCCGCTTTCGGTCTTGGCATAGCCATAGGCGTTCTCGCCCTTGATCAGCAGCGTCGCGCTCTTGATCCCGGCCTGGTCGCCCGCGGCATATTCGACCGTCTCGACCTTGAACCCGCGCCGTTCGGCCCAGCGCGCATACATGCGCAGCAGCATCTCGGCCCAGTCCTGGCTCTCGGTCCCGCCGGCACCGGCATTGATCTGCAGATAGGTATCGGCGCCATCCGCCTCGCCCGAGAGCAGCGCCTGCACCTTGTCGCGATCGGCGCGCTCGGCCAGCCGGGACAGCGTGTCCAGTCCCTCGCGCTCGACCTCGGCATCGCCTTCGGCCTCGCCCATGTCGACGAATTCGACCGCGTCGCCCATCTCGCTTTCGATTTCGCGCACTGTGTTGATCGCGGTTTCGAGCCGCTTCTGCTCCTGCGTGATCGCCTGCGCCTGCTTGGGATCGTCCCACAATGTGGGGTCCTGTACGCGCGCGTCGAGTTCCTCGAGCCGGCGCAGCGCGCGGTCCCAGTCGAGCGACTGGCGCACCAGCGCCAGTGCGGCTTCGATCCGTTCGATATGGGCCTGCCCTTCGGCACGCATGGAACTCTCCTGAGAAAAGGTGTGCGGGCGCGCCGCCTAGCGCAGACGCGCGGCGCGGGAAAGGTGCTGCGGCGTGGTTACTTGCGCTTCAGCGAGCGCACCGCGGCCAGGCTACGCGCGATATGTTCATTCGGCTTCAGATCCGAATAGACGAAGGCGATCGTTCCATCGGAATCGATCACATAGGTCGTGCGGTCGCTCCACCCGGCACGGGCGCCGCCCTTTGCGCCGAGCGAGACGTCATATTGCGCGATCAGTTCGGGCGTCGCCGCAGCGACGGGAAACTCGCCCGCACAATGCTTGGCGGAAAACTCGCGCAGCTGGTCGGTATTGCCGCCGGTCATGCCGATGACCGTGGCCCCGGCCGCGCGGAACTCGCCGATAGCGGCGGCAAAGGCCTGCGCTTCGAGATTGCACCCC
This genomic window from Qipengyuania sp. HL-TH1 contains:
- a CDS encoding GNAT family N-acetyltransferase, encoding MVQVSAANLADDDVRSLITLHQRRMYDASPPGTSFALDLSGLEDAAVIVLEARDADALLGVGALLELSATEGEIKSMRTADTALRRGVGQALLDRIIGIARERGYRRVLLETGTGETFGPANRLYLRNGFTRCAPFGEYAETDFNIFYELAL
- a CDS encoding SH3 domain-containing protein; this encodes MFTRLFILFLLLAGITATARAQERETPYWATIRASVLNMRVGPSADYKIDWVYRRPGLPVKVVRLMEGWRLIEDPDGTRGWVVARLLSPDRGAIVIGDGVADLRASDSEDAELKWRVEPGVVGVLGDCDEGWCEFAVGERYGLIRETRLWGVGEP
- a CDS encoding acetyl-CoA C-acyltransferase yields the protein MTQFSASDPVVILSYARTPMGGMQGALADVSATDLGATAVKAAVERSGVPVDSFDRAYMGCVLPAGLGQAPARQASIKAGLPKSVQATTVNKVCGSGMQTVIMGAEALASGTVDYVVAGGMESMTNAPYLLKKHRSGARLGHDTAYDHMFLDGLEDAYEEGRAMGTFAQETANDYQMTREEMDEYSIESLRRANAAIDSGAFADEVVPVTFSTRKGEVTVEHDEQPGKGRPDKIPQLRPAFAKDGTITAATSSSISDGAAAVVLSRESVAKANGQQPVAKIVAMAAHAQEPAQFTVAPIGAIEKVLDKAGWSADEVELWEVNEAFACVAMFAMRDLGIPHDKINVNGGGTALGHPIGASGTRIIVTLLNALKQQGKTRGIASLCIGGGEATAVAVELV
- a CDS encoding NAD(P)H-dependent flavin oxidoreductase, coding for MSFKGLKPISYGGKEVWPLVEGGKGVSATNHMSSGAWAAAGGIGTVSAVNADSYDEDGNPIPQIYPQATRVERFEQLVRYGIEGGTEQVKRAHEISGGKGAININVLWEMGGAQQVLEGILENCPGLVTGVTCGAGMPYKLAEIAAKHNVHYLPIVSSARAFRALWKRSYSKVPDLMAAVVYEDPWLAGGHNGLSNAEDPTKPEDPYPRVAALRETMRKEGVSEDTAIVMAGGVWFLREWNDWIDNPELGKIMFQFGTRPLLTQESPIPNVWKDMLRTVEPGDVLLHKFSPTGFYSSAVKTPFLYDLMHRSERQIPIFKRDEEEGTIPLADHGKAKYFFVHPGDQRKAQAWMHEGFTEALKTPDDTVVFATPESAEQIRADQQACMGCLSHCQFSSWKDHDNHTTGRLADPRSFCIQKTLQDIAHGGDPDENLAFAGHAAYRFKQDPFYSNNYTPTVQELVERILTGD
- a CDS encoding class I SAM-dependent methyltransferase, coding for MTRIAAIALLGLALGACDAPTEPGARFPAPDRPVSEIGSNQFSTEDQRDSRGEAQTVMDLAEIEPGMTVADIGAGNGYYTVRLAERVGEGGRVLAQDIDRDALSRLGQRIERQRLENVSIRLGETGDPKLPDNSFDRIFMVHMYHEIESPYEFLWRMWPALDKGGQVVVVDIDRPTDQHGIDPLLLSCEFEAVGYELVAFKDAPELAGYYAQFKAAATRPAPGEIERCRGDRAAMDAGAQHPAKKEKA
- a CDS encoding NADH-quinone oxidoreductase subunit A, whose amino-acid sequence is MVDLEQYLPILIFLFVAVGLSALFVFLPMGVSRLTGTHQPDAEKNSEYECGFPAFEDPRSQFDVRFYLIAILFIIFDLEAAFLFPWAVSLDLTGWPGWITMMVFLGELAVGLAYAWKVGALEWE
- a CDS encoding NuoB/complex I 20 kDa subunit family protein: MLHDSATALAGETRQPEADYFNALQSEVNDKGFLVTSTEDLFQWARTGSLWWMTFGLACCAVEMIHVNMPRYDMERFGVAPRASPRQSDVMIVAGTLCNKMAPALRKVYDQMSEPKYVISMGSCANGGGYYHYSYSVVRGCDRIVPVDIYVPGCPPTAEALLYGVMQLQRKIRRAGTIER
- a CDS encoding caspase family protein; translated protein: MGRILLPLLGLLAALAPTALHAEIKALVVASDYSSARLAGLQLANPVVDARMIEAALKRSAVAEVALVEEPDAREWDEAFDLFANSLNGDDVALMYFAGHGFQIDGANYFLASDGYSLIGLDPILQRLTKQARGVVFVVDACRNNPVSEAVDDAAFQVIEVEGGQRGLARVTLDDIVYADKGLAQVGNLRGLSALVFFSTEPGNTAEDGATPGKGSPFAKEFARQLPRRQSLDELVRKTAVAVNERTEGRQSPWRQGDLAFDVFIGGMRALPIP
- a CDS encoding D-glycerate dehydrogenase, whose amino-acid sequence is MESTDTRPAKRLERTPRVFVTRHLMPSVEERMSELFDARLNTSDVPLTRDQLVAAMQDCDVLVPTVTDRIDAEMIAGAGKDLGLIANFGAGTEHLDLHAAADRHILVTNTPGVFTDDTADLAMAGIIGVPRRIREGVELIRSGKWTGWTPTALLGTKLAGKVLGIVGMGRIGQAVAHRARAFGLEIAYHNRKRLPEAVERMFQARWVDSLDGLMGEADILSLHCPAGPNTHHMIDARRIALMKDGASLINTARGDLVEQEALVAALESGKLAGAGLDVYPDEPNVDTRLIRHPNVMTLPHIGSATREGREDSGLKVIANIRMWADGHRPPDQVLSGLG
- a CDS encoding coniferyl aldehyde dehydrogenase, producing MADDRKTEMEAVLRKQRAAHHQMRPEPMALRKDRIQRAMKLLTDHADDLCKVMAADFGNRSPHQSMITDIAGTVNFGKYCLKHMDKWSRPEKRHVQFPLGLLGAKAEVRYEPKGVVGILSPWNFPVNLSFGPLMQIFAAGNRAMIKPSEFTEKTSLLTKELVEEYFTPDECAVFTGGPEVAAAFSELPFDHLIFTGSTATGRKVMESAAKNLVPVTLELGGKSPVFLGESADFAKAGERVALGKMLNAGQICLAPDYLYVPESKQDEAIHGVWQGTANMYPTLLDNEDYASVVTDRHFDRLQDLVADARDKGAEVIEVNPGNEDFSNTNARKMPLTILKNVTDDMRAMQEEIFGPVLPVKTYRHIDEAIDYVNEHDRPLGLYYFGQDSNEREKVLTKTISGGVTVNDVIFHVSMEDLPFGGVGPSGMGSYHGVEGFREFSHARSFYTQPKIDVAKLGGFKPPYGPATEKAVKSMMK